The DNA region CCAACCGCTTTAACTATGTCTGACGCAGCATCTCCGAAGAaggccgccgccgccgccgccaagAAGGTCGCCAAGCCGAAAGCTCAACACCCGTCCACCGCCGTCATGGTGAAAGCCGCCATCAGCAACCTGGCCAGCAAGACCGGTTCGTCGTTAGTGGCCATCAAGAACTACATCGAGGCCAACTACAAGGGCATCGACATGCAACGCCAGAGCCGATTCATCCGAACCAACTTGTCCGACGGAGTCGTCAAAGGCATCTACGTCCGACACCAGGGAAAAGGCACCGGCGCCTCGGGTAGCTTCCGCCTGAGCCAGGACACGAAGAAGGCCGAGAAAGCAGCAGCCAAACCAAAGCCGGCGAAGAAACCAGCCGCCAAGAAGGCAGACGCCGCTGCCAAGAAACCGGCCGCTAAGAAGAAGGCCACTACTGCCAAGAAAACCGCCACCGCCAAGAAGACGAAGTCGCCGGCCAAGAAAGCAGCCAAGCCGAAGAAGGCTAAGTCTCCAGCAAAGAAGAAGCCCGCTGCGAAGTCCGCCGCCAAAAAGAAGACACCAGCCAAGGGAAAGAAACCAGCCAAGAAGTAATTCTTCACTTTAGCTGCTGggtttttgtttcttttgaAACCGAAAAACGGTCCTTGTCAGGACCACCCAAAATCTCCCAGAAAGAGCTGGTATGCCCTGCCCTCGCTTAGCTTTGCTTCATTCCTCGCCCAGTGGAGTTGATCTTAAGATCGTTGATCACGGGCTGTGAAACTTATCGACTGGTGTCCGTATCGTGAAGATATCGAGTAACCCACACGGTGATGTACCAAGAGATTTCTTACGAACTTTTTATCTTTCACGTTATATCAGTGTGGGTTACTCTATATCATCTGATAGTGGGCTATAGacaatatatattttgagGTGAGGTGGACCGCTTCCAGATTCATTCGCCACCCGTCTCATTCACTCAAATGATTCGGGCACAATATCTCCATGCATTATTGCAAACAATGAGTCTACACCCCCACACCCCGGTAAATCTTTTTTGGGTTTCGACGTGAATGGGTAGCACATCACTTGAGACGCGCGACTTCCCGCTTGGCAACAGGGAATTAGTTCGGTAAACTTTGACGTGGAGAACAGACTATGAACCAATTTTAAACAGAATCTAAAGGGTAACGATTAATATGTATCAATAATTGACGATGGCGGTGAGGAGAGTTCGAATCATTTTTAGTTCTTGATGAGCAAAATTCGTTTATCACCGTTAAACTCTGTACATcccaggtttttttttctaacctATCAAGGAAATCGGTTTAAGACTACGGTTCAAACTTTAGTTCCTGTCGGGTATCGTGATCAGTCGAAGAGAAACGACCGTAGCACATATACTACGGTACGGATAGTGTCAGTACGAGACAAGCATCGAATGCGATTAATATCTTTTTGGTAGGTATTTTGCTTTTGCAAAGTTAACAGAGTGAGAAAATACGACTAAATCGTGCTTTCTTTGTAATCTAGAATTTCCATTTTTACTACGTGTACTTCCAAACAAGGAATTATGGTCGTCTGAATAAGAGACGT from Tubulanus polymorphus chromosome 12, tnTubPoly1.2, whole genome shotgun sequence includes:
- the LOC141914191 gene encoding histone H1-like; the protein is MSDAASPKKAAAAAAKKVAKPKAQHPSTAVMVKAAISNLASKTGSSLVAIKNYIEANYKGIDMQRQSRFIRTNLSDGVVKGIYVRHQGKGTGASGSFRLSQDTKKAEKAAAKPKPAKKPAAKKADAAAKKPAAKKKATTAKKTATAKKTKSPAKKAAKPKKAKSPAKKKPAAKSAAKKKTPAKGKKPAKK